The genomic DNA GATGATGCCCAGGTCAGCCAGGCGGCCGACCGTCTCGAAGGCGGGCTCTCCCGCCGTGCCCCAGAGGTACAGGCCGGCCTCGGAGCCCTCGATCCGCAGCCCGAAGGCCTCGAGCGCCGGCTTGAGGAGCGCGCGCCGCTCGCGGTAGAGGTCCTTCTGCGCCTGGACGTGGGCGTCCTCCGACACGGCCGCCGCGAGGGCCGCCTGGACGGGGGCGGGCACGATCATCCCGGCGTGCTTGCGGGAGTTGACGAGGTTCGCGATGATCTCGGGGTCCCCGGCCGCGAAGGAGGCCCGGTACCCGGCGAGGTTGGACTGCTTGGAGAGGGAGTACACGGCGATGAGCAGCTCGTGCGAGTCCCCTGCGACCTCCGGGTCGAGGATGCTCGGAACCCGGCGGCCGCCGCGCGCCTGGTCCCATTCGTCCCAGCCCAGCTCCGCGTAGCACTCGTCCGAGGCAACGACGGCCCCAATCTCGCGGGCCTCGCTCACCAGCCCCGCCAGCGAGGCGGCGTCCCGGACGATTCCCGTCGGGTTGCCGGGCGAGTTGACCCAGACGAGCCGCACGCGCGAGCGGGTGGCCGGATCCAGCTCGGACAGGGAGTCCGCGGCCACCGCCGCGGCCCCAGCGAGCTGGGCCCCGATGTCATAGGTGGGGTACGCCACGCGCGGGCGGACGACCACGTCCCCGGGCCGCAGTCCGAGGAGGAGGGGCAGCCACGCGACGAGCTCCTTCGAGCCAACCGTCGGCAGGATGGCGGCCGGGTCGAGCCCGCGGACGCCCCGGCGCCGCTCGAACCATGCGGCGATGGCCTCGCGGAGGCTCGCGGGGCCGTGCGTCGTGGGGTACCCGTGCGCGTCGGCGGCCTCGGCGAGGGCCTCGCGAATGAACTCAGGCGTTGGGTCCACGGGCGTGCCGATGGACACGTCCACGGGGCCGTCCGGGTGCTGGGCGGCGCGGGCGCGGTACGGCGCGAGCTGCTCCCAGGGGTACTCGGGCAGGTCGAGGCCGAAGGCGCGCGGCTGGGCGTTCACCGGGCTACTGGTTCTGCGGGGGAAGGGCGAGGATGAACGGGTGGTCCTGTCCGGTGTTGCCGAGCTTGGCGGCGCCGCCCGGGGAGCCGATCTCCTCGAAGAACTCGACGTTGGCCTTGTAGTACTCGCTCCACTCGTCGGGGACGTCGTCCTCGTAGTAGATGGCCTCGACGGGGCAGACCGGCTCGCACGCGCCGCAGTCCACGCACTCGTCCGGGTGGATGTACAGCGTGCGTTCGCCCTCGTAGATGCAGTCGACAGGGCATTCCTCAATGCACGCCTTGTCCTTGACATCCACACAGGGCTGGGCGATCACGTACGTCACGAAGGGGCCAACTTTCGTACTGGGGGTAGGGCTTGAAGGGTCTCGGTCCAGTTTAGTCCCGCTTCGCGCCCGCGTCTTGGGGATTAGAGAATGGACTCATGATGCATTCCGGCCCAGCCTTGCCGCCAGGCGCGTCGTCGCGCCCTCCCCATCCCCTCGCCTCCGCGCGCACGGGCACTCGGTGGGTGGTCCGGTACCGCCTCGAGGACGACGACGGCAGCCGCCCGGGGCTGACCGACGCCCTCGGGGAACTGATTGAGACAAACTCCACATCGGTGGTCATTCGTCTGAGGTCCGGGGAGGCCGTGCGCATCCCGAAGACCCGGATTGCCGCGGCCAAAGAGGTGCCGCCCGCCCCTCCTCGACGGCGGGGGTCCCCGGCTGGACGGGTGCCGACTGATTGAGATCGGGGATTTTCCCAGCCAATCGACAACATTCAATCGCTATGATGAGTGGCATGACGGATCCCACTCTCGACGCCGACTTTCAGTCTCGTGCCCGAGCACTCAGCTCACCCGTGAGATTCCGCATTCTCCGCGCGTGCCTTCACGAGTCGCGGACCAACAAGGAGATCGCCGAGATTCTCGACATGAATCCGGCCACGACGCTCCACCATGTGCGCACGCTGGTCGCCTCCGGTTTCCTTGAGGCCGAGGAGGCCCGGACCGGAAAGCGCGGCGCCCGGGAAATCCCGTACCGCTCCACCGGCGCCACGTGGGGAAAGCACGTCCCGCACGTCTCGAATGTGCTCATCGAGACGTTTGTCCAGGAGGTCGAGCCCCTTTCCCACGAGGAGATGGACGTGTGGCGCCTGGGCGTCAAACTGAATGACGCCGAGCGGCAGGAGATGATGTCCCGCGTCCGTGAGGTCTTCGAGGACTACGCCAACCGCGAGCCCAGCCCCGACGGCACCGCCACGTCCGTCTTCCTCGCGCACTACGCTGACCGGAGCTAGCCTCAGCCCGTTCCAAGACCGACTTCTACACGTTGTAGAATTGGCGTGACGGCCCTTCGTCTGACGGGCCGTCACCTCGTTTCTGCCCCTGCGTGTGAAAGGGTCGCCCCATGGCCGCCTCGACGAAGTCCACCAAGACCGATTCCATCCCCCGCCCCGCGGAGGCCCTCGCCCTCCACGAGAAAGCGGCGGCCGCGCGCGTC from Falsarthrobacter nasiphocae includes the following:
- a CDS encoding winged helix-turn-helix domain-containing protein; amino-acid sequence: MTDPTLDADFQSRARALSSPVRFRILRACLHESRTNKEIAEILDMNPATTLHHVRTLVASGFLEAEEARTGKRGAREIPYRSTGATWGKHVPHVSNVLIETFVQEVEPLSHEEMDVWRLGVKLNDAERQEMMSRVREVFEDYANREPSPDGTATSVFLAHYADRS
- the fdxA gene encoding ferredoxin yields the protein MTYVIAQPCVDVKDKACIEECPVDCIYEGERTLYIHPDECVDCGACEPVCPVEAIYYEDDVPDEWSEYYKANVEFFEEIGSPGGAAKLGNTGQDHPFILALPPQNQ
- the dapC gene encoding succinyldiaminopimelate transaminase, which gives rise to MNAQPRAFGLDLPEYPWEQLAPYRARAAQHPDGPVDVSIGTPVDPTPEFIREALAEAADAHGYPTTHGPASLREAIAAWFERRRGVRGLDPAAILPTVGSKELVAWLPLLLGLRPGDVVVRPRVAYPTYDIGAQLAGAAAVAADSLSELDPATRSRVRLVWVNSPGNPTGIVRDAASLAGLVSEAREIGAVVASDECYAELGWDEWDQARGGRRVPSILDPEVAGDSHELLIAVYSLSKQSNLAGYRASFAAGDPEIIANLVNSRKHAGMIVPAPVQAALAAAVSEDAHVQAQKDLYRERRALLKPALEAFGLRIEGSEAGLYLWGTAGEPAFETVGRLADLGIIAGPGVFYGEEGAQHVRVALTASTERIRAAAERLTAASSSSS
- a CDS encoding putative acetyltransferase, encoding MHSGPALPPGASSRPPHPLASARTGTRWVVRYRLEDDDGSRPGLTDALGELIETNSTSVVIRLRSGEAVRIPKTRIAAAKEVPPAPPRRRGSPAGRVPTD